One genomic region from Pirellulales bacterium encodes:
- a CDS encoding DUF1501 domain-containing protein — MSTEKKQRRLFPCGQSRREFVWEMGAGFAGAALTSLLGADGFFTRHARANETAVAQSPLAPKPQHFPTPAKSVIFLMMNGGPSHIDTFDYKPELAKYAGKSLPEGKKFTNSGNRKMGFLTPAWRPFRPGGQSGLMISDYFPRVREHADKLAMLRSCHTDSHAHGSALVAMNTGKTFIGRPSLGSWAVYGLGTENQNLPGYVVILDKRGGPISGQPNWAAGFMPSTFQGTLFRPVGDPVLDLRGPEYLAGAAQREQLDLLGKLNEQHMAARPGGSELAARIASYELAFRMQAEVPEAVDLASETQETLDLYGVGQSPTDEFGRNCVVARRLVERGVRFVQLYSGGGHLEETWDAHESVEKNHGRHAAEVDQPIAALLTDLERCGLLESTLVLWGGEFGRMPFAEGEGAPGRNHNPYGFTMWLAGAGVKGGIAYGETDEFGFEAVTNKVHLHDIHATVLALMGLDHEQLTYFHQGRDERLTDVFGHVIRDVIA; from the coding sequence ATGTCGACTGAGAAAAAACAACGCCGCCTGTTCCCCTGTGGCCAGTCGCGGCGCGAATTCGTATGGGAGATGGGGGCCGGCTTTGCTGGCGCCGCGCTCACGAGCCTGCTGGGCGCTGATGGTTTTTTCACCCGTCACGCTCGCGCGAACGAAACGGCCGTCGCTCAGAGCCCGCTGGCGCCCAAACCACAACATTTTCCCACGCCTGCGAAGAGCGTCATCTTCTTGATGATGAACGGCGGTCCGAGCCATATCGACACGTTCGACTACAAGCCGGAACTGGCCAAGTATGCCGGCAAGAGCCTGCCCGAGGGGAAGAAATTCACCAACTCCGGCAACCGCAAGATGGGCTTCCTGACGCCGGCGTGGCGGCCGTTTCGCCCGGGCGGGCAGAGCGGACTGATGATCTCGGACTATTTCCCGCGCGTGCGCGAGCATGCCGACAAGCTGGCGATGCTCCGTTCGTGTCATACCGACAGTCACGCGCACGGCTCGGCCCTGGTAGCTATGAACACCGGCAAGACGTTCATCGGCCGGCCGTCGCTGGGAAGTTGGGCCGTCTATGGATTGGGAACAGAGAATCAGAACCTGCCCGGCTATGTCGTGATTCTCGACAAGCGCGGCGGACCGATCAGTGGTCAGCCGAATTGGGCCGCCGGTTTCATGCCCAGCACGTTTCAGGGAACACTGTTTCGCCCGGTCGGTGATCCGGTACTCGACTTGCGCGGGCCCGAGTATCTCGCCGGCGCGGCGCAGCGAGAACAACTGGATCTCTTGGGTAAGCTGAACGAGCAGCACATGGCCGCGCGCCCCGGTGGCAGCGAACTGGCAGCGCGGATCGCCAGCTACGAATTGGCCTTCCGCATGCAGGCCGAAGTGCCCGAGGCAGTCGACCTCGCGAGCGAAACGCAAGAGACGCTTGATCTGTACGGCGTCGGCCAGTCGCCCACCGATGAGTTCGGCCGGAATTGCGTGGTAGCGCGCCGCCTGGTCGAGCGGGGCGTCCGCTTCGTGCAACTTTACAGCGGCGGCGGTCACTTGGAGGAAACGTGGGACGCGCACGAAAGCGTCGAGAAGAATCATGGTCGCCACGCCGCCGAAGTCGACCAGCCGATCGCCGCGCTGCTTACGGACCTCGAACGGTGCGGCCTGTTGGAGAGCACGTTGGTCCTCTGGGGCGGCGAGTTCGGCCGCATGCCCTTTGCCGAAGGGGAAGGCGCCCCCGGCCGCAACCACAATCCGTACGGCTTTACCATGTGGCTGGCCGGCGCCGGCGTGAAGGGGGGCATCGCCTACGGCGAGACCGACGAATTCGGCTTCGAGGCCGTGACGAACAAGGTGCATCTGCACGATATTCACGCCACCGTGCTCGCGCTCATGGGATTGGATCACGAGCAACTGACTTATTTCCATCAGGGACGCGACGAACGACTGACCGACGTTTTCGGCCACGTCATTCGTGACGTCATCGCGTGA
- a CDS encoding Gfo/Idh/MocA family oxidoreductase codes for MAETHRRTFLQQAGAASLAATQLAGLAAADDKAANAPQGNADQQAKPGQAADKLVMGWIGCGGQATNLMKSFVTQQDVAVTYVCDPETARAQAMAQIVQSASGKTPKVIADMRELLDDKSVDAVCVATPDHWHAPATILACDAGKHVYVEKPCSHNIREGRLMVDAARRNNRVVQVGTQSRSSPAVIEAMQLIKNGEIGEVLVGKVWNSQLRKNIGHGTPTAPPEGLDYDLWVGPAPMVPFQANRIHYGWHWWYDFGTGDMGNDGVHDIDIARWGLGLDVHPSTVTASGGKFFFDDDQQFPDTQYVVFDYPGDGHLGHRKQLIFEQRIWSPYRQESYENGNAFYGTKGMLLIGKNDGWKLYGPKNELRKTAEKSGIGLPHHRDFIEAIRSGRRPAADIEIAHLSTALCHMGNIATRLGRTLHFDGATEQFKNDAEANLLVRRQYREHWGTPKNV; via the coding sequence ATGGCCGAAACGCATCGCCGCACATTCCTGCAGCAAGCCGGCGCCGCGTCGCTCGCGGCAACCCAACTCGCTGGCCTGGCCGCCGCCGACGACAAGGCCGCCAACGCCCCGCAGGGTAACGCTGACCAACAGGCTAAGCCCGGCCAGGCTGCCGACAAACTCGTGATGGGCTGGATCGGCTGCGGTGGCCAGGCCACGAACCTGATGAAATCGTTCGTCACTCAGCAGGACGTGGCCGTAACGTACGTCTGTGATCCCGAGACGGCCCGCGCTCAGGCGATGGCGCAGATCGTGCAAAGTGCGTCAGGCAAGACGCCGAAAGTCATCGCCGACATGCGCGAGCTGCTCGACGACAAGTCGGTCGACGCCGTGTGCGTCGCGACGCCCGATCACTGGCACGCGCCGGCGACGATCCTGGCCTGCGACGCGGGCAAGCACGTGTATGTCGAGAAGCCGTGCTCGCACAACATTCGCGAGGGGCGGCTGATGGTCGACGCCGCGCGCCGCAACAATCGCGTCGTGCAGGTGGGGACGCAAAGCCGCAGCTCGCCCGCCGTGATCGAAGCCATGCAACTCATCAAAAATGGCGAGATCGGCGAGGTGCTCGTCGGCAAGGTGTGGAACAGCCAGCTTAGAAAGAATATCGGGCATGGCACGCCCACCGCGCCGCCGGAAGGGTTGGACTACGATCTGTGGGTCGGGCCTGCGCCGATGGTGCCGTTTCAGGCCAATCGGATCCATTACGGCTGGCACTGGTGGTACGACTTCGGCACCGGTGACATGGGAAACGACGGCGTTCACGACATCGACATTGCCCGCTGGGGCCTGGGGCTCGACGTGCACCCGTCGACGGTGACGGCCTCGGGCGGGAAATTCTTTTTCGACGACGACCAGCAATTCCCCGACACGCAATACGTCGTGTTCGACTATCCCGGCGACGGACATTTGGGGCACCGCAAGCAGCTCATCTTCGAGCAGCGCATCTGGAGCCCCTACCGGCAGGAATCGTACGAGAACGGCAACGCCTTTTACGGCACGAAGGGGATGCTCTTGATCGGCAAGAACGACGGCTGGAAGCTCTACGGCCCGAAGAACGAGCTGCGGAAGACCGCCGAGAAGTCGGGCATCGGCCTGCCGCATCATCGCGACTTTATCGAAGCGATACGCAGCGGCCGGCGCCCGGCAGCCGACATCGAAATCGCGCATCTGTCGACGGCCTTATGCCACATGGGCAACATCGCCACGCGGCTAGGACGCACGTTGCACTTCGACGGCGCGACCGAGCAGTTCAAAAACGACGCAGAGGCCAACTTGCTGGTTCGACGCCAATATCGCGAGCATTGGGGAACGCCGAAGAACGTGTGA
- a CDS encoding sulfite oxidase — MPNEPRASRRSFLKHSAATLAGGLLVGRDAARVGHAATERTAAEIVAGKDPRLIVHGAEAIELETPLRFLAEYVVTPKSLLYVRNNQQLAGTDNLDPVAMKDWSIEIAGLVDKPASIRVADLSRMDHVEHELVLQCSGNGRAYFSKLAPAKGAQWHSGAMGNVRFAGVPLTAVLDRLKVGHDSAARFVTATGRDTPIKAGDADFEHSIPLDDALARSFIALSMNGEPIPAVHGGPVRLVTPGYYATMNVKWLTQLRFDAQETPNYHQVARYRTPKEPIPVGSDFKYGLANSDANWRMRIKSVIFSPLDNEVVRAGRTEVRGVAWNDGAAKIETVLVTTGPQRPWQQATLAPGAGPYAWQPWSVSLDLPRGEHQIAVRAIDALGRSQPFSAAAQWNPAGYCFSAVHVVNVVVS; from the coding sequence TTGCCCAACGAACCACGTGCTTCGCGCCGCAGCTTTTTGAAGCACTCGGCCGCGACGCTCGCGGGCGGACTGCTGGTTGGCCGCGATGCTGCCAGGGTCGGCCACGCTGCCACCGAGCGAACGGCGGCCGAGATCGTCGCCGGCAAGGACCCACGCCTGATCGTTCATGGCGCCGAGGCGATCGAGCTCGAGACGCCGCTGCGTTTTCTGGCCGAATACGTGGTCACGCCGAAATCCTTACTCTACGTACGCAACAATCAGCAACTGGCGGGCACCGACAATCTCGACCCCGTCGCGATGAAGGATTGGAGCATCGAAATCGCGGGCCTCGTTGATAAACCCGCCTCGATCCGTGTGGCCGATTTGTCGCGGATGGACCATGTCGAGCATGAGTTGGTGCTGCAATGCTCGGGCAACGGCCGAGCGTATTTTTCCAAGCTCGCTCCGGCCAAGGGGGCGCAGTGGCACAGCGGCGCGATGGGCAATGTCCGATTCGCCGGCGTGCCGCTGACCGCCGTTCTCGACCGGTTGAAGGTCGGGCATGATTCCGCGGCGCGCTTCGTAACGGCCACCGGGCGCGACACGCCGATCAAAGCCGGCGACGCCGACTTCGAGCATTCCATTCCGCTCGACGATGCCTTGGCGCGATCTTTCATCGCCCTGTCGATGAACGGCGAACCGATTCCGGCCGTACATGGCGGGCCCGTCCGGCTGGTGACCCCCGGCTATTACGCGACGATGAACGTGAAATGGCTGACGCAGCTCAGGTTCGATGCGCAGGAGACGCCCAACTACCACCAGGTCGCGCGATATCGCACGCCCAAGGAACCAATCCCGGTCGGCAGCGACTTCAAATACGGCCTGGCCAATAGCGACGCCAACTGGCGCATGCGAATCAAAAGCGTGATCTTTTCACCGCTGGATAACGAAGTCGTGCGCGCGGGTCGAACCGAGGTCCGTGGCGTAGCGTGGAATGACGGGGCCGCCAAGATCGAAACCGTGCTCGTCACGACCGGCCCACAGCGCCCTTGGCAACAAGCGACACTCGCACCAGGAGCAGGTCCATATGCCTGGCAGCCGTGGTCGGTTTCGCTCGATTTGCCGCGCGGCGAGCACCAGATTGCGGTGCGGGCGATCGATGCGCTCGGCCGATCGCAGCCGTTTTCAGCAGCCGCGCAATGGAATCCGGCCGGCTATTGCTTTAGCGCCGTACACGTGGTGAACGTGGTCGTGAGCTGA
- a CDS encoding DUF1549 and DUF1553 domain-containing protein — translation MKSSPASAVRCAMAALTLMIATCVAGAAAAAESAAAEDLWSLAPITKPSLPTVSRPDWCATPIDHFILAGLEADQFEPAPAAPRERLIRRVYFDLWGLPPEPHEVRAFLADDSPQAYERLVDRLLASPHFGERWARYWLDVVRFAETNGYERDAEKPGAWRYRDWVIRAINDDMPYDRFVLEQLAGDELPGANENTRAATGLLRIGTFDDEPNDPLVYKYEQLDDLIGATSTSFLALTVKCARCHDHKFDPIKQTDYYGMLGFFIAGRADESKELLAYTDAGREAAPVKLLGGGDPRREGDVVPVGYLSMLPKLARPVEPAPPEAKTTGRRTQLARWIADPANPLTPRVAVNRLWLHHFGEGLSRTPDNFGVMGTAPTHPALLDWLAADFVEHGWQAKRLHKMIVMSSTYHMDSMHPKQQEYATRDFANEHWYRMNRRRLEAEPLRDAMLSASGELNLKAGGPSFYPTARPELLEGLSKKGAEWKESPPLEQNRRSVYMFTKRSLLLPLMTVFDFSDTTLPCAQRNISTVAPQALALLNNDFVHAQSDALADRVVREAGSDRAAQIERAWWLTLSRAPSPAERDFAVAHLARQRERFAGAPSQVVGSALLNKPAAAPGGEAATRPGGDKATTATSNGPQKGASPADAKAAQVNPDQLALASLCHVLLNLNEFIYVD, via the coding sequence GTGAAGTCGTCCCCTGCTAGTGCCGTCCGTTGCGCGATGGCAGCGCTAACGTTGATGATCGCGACGTGTGTCGCCGGCGCGGCCGCCGCGGCCGAGAGCGCCGCGGCTGAAGATCTTTGGTCGCTCGCGCCGATCACGAAGCCATCACTTCCCACGGTCTCGCGGCCCGACTGGTGCGCGACGCCGATCGACCATTTCATCCTGGCGGGCCTCGAAGCCGACCAGTTCGAGCCAGCCCCCGCGGCACCGCGCGAGCGACTGATCCGCCGCGTCTATTTCGACCTGTGGGGCTTGCCCCCCGAGCCGCACGAGGTGCGCGCGTTTCTGGCTGACGATTCGCCGCAGGCTTACGAACGGCTGGTCGACCGGCTGCTGGCCAGTCCGCACTTTGGCGAACGCTGGGCCCGCTACTGGCTCGACGTGGTCCGTTTCGCCGAGACCAACGGCTACGAGCGCGACGCCGAAAAGCCCGGCGCGTGGCGCTACCGCGATTGGGTCATTCGCGCCATCAACGACGACATGCCGTACGACCGGTTCGTGCTCGAACAACTGGCCGGCGACGAGTTGCCCGGGGCGAACGAGAATACCCGCGCGGCCACCGGGCTGTTGCGGATTGGCACCTTCGACGACGAGCCCAACGACCCGTTGGTCTACAAGTATGAGCAGCTCGACGACTTGATCGGCGCGACGTCGACCAGTTTTCTAGCGCTCACCGTCAAATGCGCGCGGTGCCACGACCACAAGTTCGATCCGATTAAGCAAACTGATTATTACGGCATGCTGGGCTTCTTCATCGCCGGCCGTGCCGACGAGAGCAAGGAACTTCTGGCTTACACCGATGCCGGTCGCGAAGCCGCGCCCGTCAAGCTGCTCGGCGGCGGCGACCCTCGCCGCGAGGGGGACGTGGTGCCGGTCGGCTACCTGTCGATGCTGCCGAAGCTCGCGCGGCCGGTGGAACCCGCTCCGCCGGAGGCCAAGACGACGGGCCGTCGCACGCAGTTGGCGCGCTGGATCGCGGACCCGGCCAATCCATTGACGCCGCGCGTGGCGGTGAACCGCCTGTGGCTGCATCACTTTGGCGAGGGCCTGAGTCGCACGCCCGACAATTTCGGCGTGATGGGCACCGCGCCCACGCATCCCGCGCTGCTGGACTGGCTGGCTGCCGATTTCGTCGAGCATGGCTGGCAGGCTAAGCGACTGCACAAGATGATCGTGATGTCGAGCACCTATCATATGGACTCGATGCATCCCAAGCAGCAAGAATACGCGACGCGCGATTTTGCCAACGAGCATTGGTATCGGATGAATCGTCGCCGGCTCGAGGCCGAACCACTGCGCGACGCAATGCTGTCGGCCAGCGGTGAATTGAACCTGAAGGCGGGCGGACCGAGCTTTTATCCCACAGCCAGGCCCGAACTGCTCGAAGGACTGTCGAAAAAAGGGGCCGAGTGGAAGGAATCGCCGCCGCTGGAACAGAATCGCCGCAGCGTCTACATGTTCACGAAGCGGTCGCTGCTCTTGCCACTGATGACGGTCTTCGATTTTTCGGATACGACGCTACCGTGCGCCCAGCGAAATATTTCCACCGTGGCGCCGCAGGCCTTGGCCCTTTTGAACAATGATTTTGTCCATGCCCAGAGCGATGCCCTGGCCGATCGCGTGGTGCGCGAAGCGGGATCGGACCGCGCTGCGCAAATCGAGCGTGCCTGGTGGCTGACCCTGTCGCGCGCGCCTTCGCCGGCTGAACGTGATTTCGCGGTTGCGCATCTGGCGCGGCAGCGCGAACGATTCGCCGGTGCCCCTTCGCAAGTGGTGGGCTCGGCACTGTTGAACAAGCCAGCAGCGGCACCCGGAGGCGAGGCTGCGACCAGGCCCGGAGGTGATAAGGCTACCACGGCGACCTCGAATGGTCCTCAAAAGGGAGCATCGCCCGCCGATGCCAAGGCGGCCCAGGTCAATCCCGATCAGCTCGCGTTGGCGTCGCTGTGCCATGTCCTTTTGAACTTGAACGAGTTCATCTATGTCGACTGA